The following coding sequences are from one Leptospira mayottensis 200901116 window:
- a CDS encoding sigma-54-dependent transcriptional regulator — translation MKIFIVDDEPEIRKSLKEILEDENFEVETFSTGKTLLKQLKNERPSLILLDVWLGKEDGIVILDECKKLYPTLPILMISGHGTIEIAVSATKKGAVDFLEKPLSIEKVLQAIENVIKPEEKYSSIKLEYDEILGSSPAIQKVKFAIAQAASTNARVFIYGENGTGKELVARTIFKNSKRKDLPFVEMNCAAIPEELIESELFGFTKGAFTGATDSRIGKFEAANGGTLFLDEICDMSLSTQAKVLRILQEQRFEKLGSTETITVDVRIIAATNIPVEEAIREGKFREDLYYRLNVIPITIPPLRERTSDIPLLVDYYISKTLEENNLPPKKIESEAISILQNHFWPGNIRELKNVMERLCIMTVGSIIAANDARDALKGFKTANEMVELGDFRKAKEEFERQYIIKTLQTNEGNVTRTSRVLGIERSHLYRKMKSLNISSDQYTDG, via the coding sequence ATGAAAATTTTTATCGTCGACGACGAACCCGAAATTAGAAAATCCCTCAAGGAAATCTTAGAAGACGAAAATTTCGAAGTGGAAACGTTTTCCACAGGCAAAACCTTACTCAAACAGCTTAAAAATGAAAGGCCTTCTTTAATTCTTTTGGATGTCTGGTTAGGCAAGGAAGATGGAATTGTCATTTTAGACGAATGTAAAAAACTTTATCCGACTCTTCCTATACTTATGATTTCCGGACATGGAACGATCGAAATTGCAGTCTCGGCCACCAAGAAAGGGGCCGTTGATTTTTTGGAAAAACCCCTCTCCATTGAAAAGGTTCTTCAGGCGATTGAGAATGTAATCAAACCGGAGGAAAAATATTCCTCTATTAAATTAGAATATGATGAAATTCTGGGAAGCTCTCCTGCGATTCAAAAAGTAAAGTTTGCGATTGCTCAGGCCGCTTCTACAAACGCTCGAGTTTTTATATACGGAGAGAACGGAACTGGAAAGGAACTCGTTGCGAGAACTATATTCAAAAATTCTAAACGAAAGGATTTACCTTTTGTCGAAATGAACTGTGCCGCGATTCCAGAAGAACTAATAGAGTCCGAATTGTTCGGATTTACGAAAGGGGCTTTTACGGGAGCGACTGATTCCAGGATCGGAAAATTCGAAGCTGCCAACGGAGGGACTCTGTTTCTCGACGAAATTTGCGACATGTCCTTGTCGACGCAGGCAAAGGTTTTACGGATTCTCCAGGAACAAAGATTTGAGAAACTGGGAAGTACGGAGACGATCACGGTGGACGTTAGAATTATCGCTGCGACTAACATTCCGGTGGAAGAAGCAATTCGGGAAGGAAAGTTTAGAGAAGACTTATATTATCGATTGAATGTGATTCCGATTACGATTCCACCTCTTCGGGAAAGAACTTCCGATATCCCTTTATTGGTAGATTATTACATTTCTAAAACCTTGGAAGAAAACAACCTACCTCCGAAAAAAATCGAATCCGAGGCTATTTCCATCCTTCAAAATCATTTTTGGCCGGGAAATATTCGAGAATTAAAAAACGTTATGGAAAGGCTTTGTATCATGACAGTGGGGTCTATAATTGCCGCAAATGACGCGAGAGATGCACTGAAAGGTTTCAAAACGGCAAATGAGATGGTGGAGTTAGGGGATTTTCGAAAGGCTAAGGAAGAATTCGAAAGACAGTATATTATAAAGACGTTACAGACTAACGAAGGCAACGTGACTAGAACCTCCCGAGTTCTCGGAATAGAACGTTCTCATTTATACAGAAAGATGAAGTCGCTTAACATTTCTTCGGATCAGTACACGGATGGATAA